A single region of the Theileria annulata chromosome 4, complete sequence, *** SEQUENCING IN PROGRESS *** genome encodes:
- a CDS encoding nucleosome/chromatin assembly factor, putative (gene model may need to be refined (small overlap with TA07175 at the 3' end)) has product MQDSVVIDSLKKLQNKGSDLSDEFNSKLSELYKWYNDQLNLISDDMLHILNNPQTSCKTLVNNEETVVVSDNGRELRSREPTNEFELSLEKLNLDDKVINIDNPEHATRSWPKFWLHALLGSKSTRFWICEKDFDILQYLNDIRVEVFDSNEKVESFEISFYFNENPYFSNSKLWRSFEFDNNYITSESSEIYWTSEVIDDTYFGFFSFFNTLIEYEDLKFAICIKDKIRRNPLKYVLRYQAQLTDGEEQESDSEDEEYSSTKTGSRYPFSWLFNK; this is encoded by the exons atgCAAGATTCAGTCGTGATAGATAGTTTGAAGAAACTTCAGAACAAAGGATCGGATTTATCTGACGAATTTAACTCTAAATTATCGGAGTTATACAAGTGGTATAATGACCAATTGAACCTAATTTCCGATGATAtgttacacattttaaataatcctCAAACATCATGTAAAACTCTGGTAAATAATGAGGAAACTGTGGTTGTTTCTGATAATGGTCGAGAATTAAGGTCTAGAGAGCCCACAAACGAGTTTGAGCTCAGCCTTGAGAAACTAAACTTGGATGATAaagttataaatattgataatCCTGAACATGCTACCAGAAGTTGGCCGAAATTCTGGCTACATGCTTTGCTCGGCTCCAAATCAACGCGTTTTTGGATCTGTGAGAAGGATTTTGACATTTTGCAATACTTAAACGATATCAGGGTTGAGGTTTTCGACTCGAACGAAAAGGTTGAGTCCTTTGAAATTTCATTCTATTTCAACGAAAACCCTTACTTCTCAAACTCAAAGCTGTGGAGGAGCTTTGAATTTGACAACAACTACATCACCTCAGAATCCAGTGAGATTTATTGGACTTCAGAA gtCATTGATGACACGTATTTTGGATTCTTTAGCTTTTTTAACACACTG ATTGAATATGAGGACTTGAAGTTTGCAATTTGTATAAAGGACAAGATAAGGAGGAATCCACTCAAGTACGTCCTGAGGTATCAGGCACAATTGACTGATGGTGAGGAACAAGAGTCCGATTCAGAAGATGAAGAATATAGTAGTACCAAGACAGGATCGAGATATCCATTCTCCTGGCTgtttaacaaataa
- a CDS encoding uncharacterized protein (Tap349h10.p1c.C.cand.171 - score = 21.21), whose product MGGHGGLNILPQKKWNVYRHDRQYQVKFDEHRDIEKKLNDKEKLKREGLSDSLVELRRRAQDIQNKDIDLETELNYTKDDFKNKLLKRDKKIYKQKELEVEKTDLLPEFNEETDLLHELNEEKPVTRSKGHINFFEKEEREAEEANIKRREHLIKSGHYIYNSDFKGPRKVNVYVDEENPKVIPDFKKQQKPWYMRPKITEFNDFTDFNDSNTDSKLVESNIKRRKTKEELRTERLSRESSERERALKLLKSK is encoded by the coding sequence atggGAGGACATGGTGGTTTAAATATCCTTCCACAGAAAAAGTGGAATGTTTATAGGCACGATCGTCAGTACCAAGTAAAATTCGATGAACATCGTGATATTGAAAAAAAACTCAATgataaagaaaaattaaaaagagAAGGATTAAGTGATTCATTAGTAGAATTAAGAAGAAGAGCACAGGatatacaaaataaagATATTGACTTGGAAACTGAACTTAATTACACTAAAGATGATtttaagaataaattactaaaaagagataaaaaaatatataaacaaaagGAATTAGAAGTTGAAAAAACTGATTTATTACCGGAATTTAATGAAGAAACTGATTTATTACACGAATTGAATGAAGAAAAACCTGTAACAAGATCAAAGGgtcatattaatttttttgaaAAGGAGGAAAGAGAAGCTGAAGAGgcaaatattaaaagaagagaacatttaattaaaagtggccattatatttataattcagATTTTAAAGGCCCTAGAAAGGTCAATGTTTACGTAGATGAAGAAAATCCTAAAGTTATTCcagattttaaaaaacaacaaaaaCCTTGGTATATGAGACCAAAAATTACTGAATTTAACGATTTTACAGATTTTAATGATTCTAACACTGATTCTAAGTTGGTAgaatctaatattaaacGTCGTAAAACTAAAGAAGAATTACGTACTGAAAGATTATCAAGAGAATCTTCTGAAAGAGAAAGAGCTTTAaaacttttaaaatcaaaataa
- a CDS encoding filament assembling protein, putative: MTEVLKNSGSELVVSQNNEEFADMQTNQKNCNLVDLKDDLLIKKLMKHSRTAGSSFFSFSGSVDGSVKPEIKSPYPVVNELLEKPETYDPRFNTGTRSKLLILNDKLLGFERQMEIQSRQRRQAEESRLLNINESLTKLQNAITLESKRRMETIKALHGIFESQINSVQNKVENLFMQKLDQLDNVIQSLSDRIDNIQSYVNENESKFSTTIESNCILLEKTLSNLQKCFEEEKLSRQEREEQILKSLSEIELKTDSSINEELEKINSAYHNLKNELSDLKKFKQESDKKLKSKILDEFSSINNGLVMESRAREESDNDIVEALHSYAKILNDYSNLSPSQFKIN, translated from the exons atgacGGAAGTCCTTAAAAATTCCGGTTCTGAATTAGTAGTATCGCAAAATAACGAAGAATTTGCAGACATGCAAACGAATCAAAAAAATTGCAATTTGGTCGATTTGAAAGACGATCTCCTTATTAAAAAGCTAATGAAACACTCTAGAACAGCGGGTTCatcatttttttcattttccGGATCCGTTGATGGTTCTGTGAAACCGGAAATAAAATCGCCATATCCag TGGTTAATGAATTGCTTGAAAAACCAGAGACTTATGACCCTAGATTTAACACGGGAACTAGGTCTAAACTTTTGATACTAAATGACAAACTACTTGGATTTGAACGCCAAATGGAAATCCAGTCTCGACAGAGGAGGCAGGCTGAAGAATCAAGACTATTAAACATAAATGAATCattaactaaattacaAAATGCTATTACTCTGGAATCTAAAAGGCGAATGGAGACGATTAAAGCCCTTCACGGA ATTTTCGAAAGTCAAATTAATTCTGTCCAAAACAAGGTGGAAAACTTGTTTATGCAGAAACTAGACCAACTGGATAATGTTATTCAGTCGTTGTCAGATAGAATTGACAACATCCAAAGCTACGTTAACGAGAACGAGTCTAAATTTTCGACTACAATAGAGTCCAATTGCATACTACTGGAAAAAACGCTGTCAAATCTTCAG AAATGCTTTGAGGAGGAAAAACTCTCCAGACAAGAGAGAGAAGAgcaaatattaaaaagtCTTTCTGAAATTGAGCTCAAAACAGACTCTTCAATAAATGAGGAGTTGGAAAAGATCAATTCCGCCTATCATAATTTGAAGAATGAACTTTCAGATTTGAAGAAATTTAAACAGGAATCTGACAAGAAACTTAAATCCAAAATTCTGGATGAATTCTCGAGTATAAACAATGGATTGGTGATGGAGTCGAGGGCCAGAGAAGAGTCCGACAACGACATTGTGGAGGCACTACATAGTTATGCCAAAATTCTTAATGACTATTCCAACCTAAGTCCATCTCAATtcaaaattaactaa
- a CDS encoding uncharacterized protein (Tap349h10.p1c.cand.58 - score = 11.08), with protein MVSYLQSRENLCNGQSHTPCHRIVPNDEEGSEIEFEGWIQMGNPVRERTRGCVGSCQRSCSMNSPNMHLLQNDNNCCSNNDVINVLWEHTPKNSCNHLCPHNLNVYNSVRRVARCPDCNGKINVVEKQIRNENEIYYVNNRQNPPSVVVQKPQTVVVRNRSRPPIIVQQPPPNVIVKNDPPQPIYVQNPPPNITVKNTAPERGMNEEPFIRQSACGMNRSVQNVPIPQKRNHCIYHCKYPCCVNYNT; from the coding sequence aTGGTATCTTATTTACAAAGTAGGGAGAACTTGTGTAATGGACAATCACACACACCTTGTCATAGAATTGTCCCAAATGATGAGGAAGGTTCTGAGATAGAGTTTGAAGGTTGGATTCAAATGGGCAATCCTGTTAGGGAACGGACTCGGGGTTGTGTTGGAAGTTGTCAAAGATCCTGTTCAATGAATTCTCCAAATATGCACCTTTTACAAAATGATAACAACTGTTGCTCAAATAATGATGTGATTAATGTTTTGTGGGAGCACACTCCAAAAAACAGTTGTAATCACTTATGTCCTCACAATTTAAACGTTTATAATTCTGTTAGAAGGGTGGCTAGGTGTCCAGATTGCAATGGGAAAATTAATGTAGTTGAAAAACAGATTAGAAATGAAAACGAGATATATTATGTGAACAATAGGCAGAATCCTCCTTCCGTTGTCGTTCAGAAGCCGCAGACTGTGGTTGTCAGGAATAGATCTAGGCCTCCCATTATTGTACAACAGCCTCCTCCTAACGTTATTGTTAAAAACGACCCTCCTCAGCCTATTTACGTTCAGAACCCTCCTCCTAACATCACTGTCAAGAACACTGCACCTGAGAGGGGGATGAATGAAGAGCCCTTTATTAGACAATCAGCTTGTGGCATGAATAGGAGCGTTCAAAACGTCCCGATTCCTCAAAAGAGGAACCACTGCATATACCATTGCAAGTATCCTTGctgtgtaaattataatacCTAA
- a CDS encoding uncharacterized protein (Existence of Exon I not sure, possible pseudogene) — MPLKCPYKACISIFLLSFNVAESRRYSNVRVLDIHPTANNPYFIKEAYKYKDAVFYVYYPAYTYRVSHVVYYREIIWSWRHNINSSFCYVIANYTYKGQNALFANVVLVSRNNGENIINCPDLKKEIKSTYKSLKLAHEDSETISEDQLEFFQLLAEIFNINLLGTDNQPQTQQSPIVSNNGTQQSPTVSNNGTQQSPTVSNNGTRVSTAEGQ; from the exons ATGCCCCTAAAATGCCCATATAAAG CTTGCATATCAATTTTCCTTTTATCTTTCAATGTTGCTGAATCTCGACGATATAGTAATGTTAGAGTTCTAGATATTCATCCTACAGCAAATAATccatattttattaaagaAGCTTATAAATACAAGGACGCAGTTttttatgtatattatcCAGCCTACACTTATCGAGTTTCACATGTTGTTTATTACCGCGAAATTATTTGGAGTTGGCGACATAATATAAACTCTTCTTTTTGTTATGTTATAGCTAACTACACTTATAAAGGCCAAAATGCACTGTTTGCTAATGTCGTTCTCGTTTCCAGGAATAATGGAGagaatataattaactgtCCAGACCTCAAAAAAGAGATAAAATCGACTTATAAAAGTTTAAAGTTGGCCCATGAAGATAGTGAAACAATATCAGAAGATCAACTGGAATTTTTTCAACTTCTCGCagaaatatttaacatCAATCTTTTAGGAACAGATAATCAACCACAAACACAACAATCACCAATAGTATCAAATAATGGAACACAACAATCACCAACAGTATCAAATAATGGAACACAACAATCACCAACAGTATCAAATAATGGAACAAGGGTTTCTACAGCTGAGGGACAATGA
- a CDS encoding CTP-phosphoethanolamine cytidylyltransferase, putative (Tap349h10.p1c.cand.52 - score = 35.26) — translation MTEIADESRDLSGRRIYVDGVFDLIHWGHLNALRQSYELGGQLVIGVISDDDTQRAKGILPIYTDQERAEIVQACKWVNDVMVGVPYDVTLDFLLNTAKCDFVAHGDDIAIGTNGTDAYMEPKKAGLMIHFKRSHGVSTSSTLSRLIESLEYERFLHLTNGNHKSVPSDFEADLLKNENDLLNEGLTEVETTRTYEHHVSYPRCRLNLNLLSKFIPNRERPKDATVVYVDGSFDLFHNGHVRFLKKARALGDYLIVGIYDNQTVRTIKGSPFPFTNMLDRCLVVSAMKYTDDVILGAPYKITKDFIKNYGIDIVAVGKYSDSRLINVASNPLEVVESMGILRYVDSELKTTSSEIIKRVSDRMGQIRKNVSDRCKKELNHYKDYY, via the exons atgacTGAGATCGCAGATGAGAGTAGAGATTTATCTGGTCGTCGCATTTACGTCGATGGCGTTTTTGACCTAATACATTGGGGTCATCTTAATGCTTTAAGACAGTCCTATGAACTTGGAGGACAGCTTGTGATTGGAGTAATATCAGACGATGATACTCAGAGAGCTAAGGGAATTTTACCAATTTATACTGATCAAGAAAGGGCTGAAATAGTCCAGGCCTGTAAGTGGGTGAATGATGTTATGGTTGGAGTACCATACGACGTCACTTTGGACTTTTTACTCAACACTGCAAAGTGTGATTTTGTGGCTCACGGAGACGATATCGCAATTGGCACTAATGGAACTGATGCCTATATGGAACCAAAAAAGGCTGGATTAATGATACATTTTAAACGTTCACATG GAGTGAGTACATCATCAACGTTATCAAGATTAATAGAATCATTGGAGTATGAAAgatttttacatttaacAAATGGTAATCATAAGTCAGTTCCATCAGATTTTGAGGCTGATCTTCTGAAGAACGAGAATGATTTGTTGAACGAAGGTTTAACAGAGGTTGAAACTACAAGAACTTATGAACATCACGTTTCATACCCGAGGTGtagattaaatttaaatctacTTTCAAAATTCATACCTAATAGAGAAAGACCAAAAGATGCCACAGTAGTATATGTAGATGGAAGTTTCGACTTATTTCATAATGGGCATGTGAGGTTCCTAAAGAAAGCAAGAGCGTTGGGAGATTATCTCATTGTTGGAATCTATGACAATCAAACGGTTAGAACTATTAAAGGCTCACCATTTCCATTCACAAACATGCTTGACAGATGTCTAGTAGTTTCAGCCATGAAGTATACTGACGACGTTATTTTAGGTGCTCCTTATAAAATCACTAAGGATTTTATCaag AACTATGGAATTGATATTGTGGCGGTTGGAAAGTATAGCGATTCCAGGCTCATCAATGTTGCTTCAAATCCTCTAGAGGTGGTGGAAAGTATGGGTATTCTGAGATACGTAGATTCTGAGCTCAAGACCACTAGTTCAGAAATCATTAAAAGGGTTTCAGACAGAATGGGTCAAATAAGGAAAAATGTGTCAGATCGCTGTAAAAAGGAGTTAAATCACTACAAGGattattactaa
- a CDS encoding uncharacterized protein (Tap349h10.p1c.cand.53 - score = 17.20) translates to MVVYDDHIIWERESDENESFCYAILNYKYKINNVLFSHIVKLTQSDGPYVTVPCPDIEEHIKNSFYLLNTLHEHLDTQLQENSQADEQSETSTDDYQLSVFPITPPSETEPTKGTGETSASTEESNLSHPVANSEQSQSETQDQTDSLIPTSIQPEEQQEITPGTQEQQNEEEIHEQESFSTPMGNLSQEPTNEEHSQLETEDNTQSNDHSETCTIPNDSTLNGLYP, encoded by the coding sequence ATGGTTGTTTATGATGATCATATTATTTGGGAAAGGGAATctgatgaaaatgaaaGTTTTTGTTATgcaattttaaattataaatataaaatcaataatgtattattttCGCATATTGTTAAGCTCACTCAATCAGATGGGCCTTATGTCACAGTTCCCTGCCCAGATATTGAAGAACATATCAAAAATTCCTTTTATCTTTTAAACACTCTTCATGAACATCTTGATACACAATTACAAGAAAATTCACAAGCAGATGAGCAATCAGAAACTTCTACAGATGACTATCAACTAAGTGTATTCCCTATTACTCCACCATCCGAAACAGAACCAACCAAAGGAACTGGTGAAACAAGTGCTTCCACAGAAGAGAGTAACTTATCACATCCAGTGGCAAATTCAGAACAATCGCAATCAGAAACACAGGATCAAACAGATAGTTTAATTCCAACATCAATTCAACCGGAGGAACAACAAGAAATAACTCCCGGAACCCAGGAACAACAAAACGAAGAGGAAATTCATGAACAAGAATCATTTTCTACACCGATGGGCAATTTATCACAGGAGCCAACAAATGAAGAACATTCACAATTAGAAACTGAGGACAATACACAATCAAATGATCATTCTGAAACATGTACTATACCCAATGACAGTACACTAAATGGACTCTATCCATAA
- a CDS encoding uncharacterized protein (gene model may need to be refined (small overlap with TA07180 at the 3' end)), producing MSISLTLLGSLNEHRGCINSIKFDSTGVYCMTAGNDRTVRLWNPSKKLHIKKFFGPHNYEVNDVCLREDNKNFVSVGAEHSAFLWDTLEAKIIRKYNHGGKICCCNYVWRNDLLVTGSEDKMVKVWDNRSKNPVQTFPDAKDTISCVNERNSTISASSMDGHVRHYDLRKGVLKDDAFTHSVISYVSYSLIPLRFSMLTGVPDCYIFASLDDTIKLVDNGTVLASYKGQTYDNYKVNCVFDPFEKFIISGCSSGDILFWPINSTSESCEVLVESAHQGVITTLSFSNPELLNSTGKLKKDVEKNVRELVLKEDNLLVSGGRDGHLKIWNLSYKYLYFTIVHVNIENQMFINCDDIIC from the exons ATGAGTATCTCTCTCACTTTATTAGGCTCACTAAACGAACATAGAG gaTGCataaatagtattaaattCGACTCCACTGGAGTCTATTGTATGACTGCTGGGAATGACAGGACAGTAAGATTATGGAATCCATCTAAAAAGCTACACATAAAGAAGTTTTTCg GACCTCACAATTACGAGGTCAACGATGTGTGCCTCAGagaagataataaaaacttTGTATCAGTAGGCGCTGAGCACTCAGCCTTTCTCTGGGATACTCTGGAGGCCAAGATCATAAGAAAGTATAACCATGGAG GGAAGATTTGCTGTTGTAATTATGTTTGGAGGAATGATCTTCTTGTAACTGGAAGTGAAGATAAAATGGTAAAAGTGTGGGACAATAGGTCAAAAAACCCAGTTCAGACCTTTCCAGACGCAAAGGATACAATATCTTGCGTAAATGAGCGGAATTCTACGATTTCAGCCTCATCAATGGACGGCCATGTCCGTCACTACGATCTTCGTAAGGGCGTTTTGAAGGACGACGCTTTCACTCACTCCGTAATTTCGTATGTTTCTTACTCCTTAATTCCACTTAGGTTCTCAATGCTAACTGGAGTACCGGACTGTTACATTTTTGCCTCCCTGGACGACACAATAAAACTAGTGGATAACGGCACCGTTCTGGCCTCTTACAAGGGGCAAACCTACGACAACTACAAAGTTAACTGTGTTTTTGACCCTTTTGagaaatttatcatttctGGCTGTTCCTCAGGCGATATCCTATTCTGGCCCATTAATAGCACTTCAGAGTCCTGCGAGGTTCTGGTAGAGTCTGCCCACCAGGGTGTTATTACCACCCTGTCCTTTTCAAACCCTGAGCTATTAAACTCCACGGGAAAACTTAAAAAAGATGTGGAAAAAAACGTCCGTGAGCTCGTTTTAAAGGAAGACAACCTCCTAGTCTCCGGTGGTAGGGACGGTCACCTAAAAATTTGGAATTTGTCCTATAAGTATCTATACTTTACTATAGTACATgtaaatattgaaaatcaaatgtttataaattgtgatgatattatttgttaa
- a CDS encoding uncharacterized protein (Tap349h10.p1c.cand.57 - score = 25.39) encodes MESGKKTFPGIFTKKTFYIYTKAKQKYEHGMFNIFKLFIQYFDSNYWNAYYDGDDEHIEWYDSWVDISKNIPLEIKVDSRVLHIGCGSSSLGIDLFNSGVESVINADFSEVCINLMKKKYPHLTCKLLKSYSCLDILLDALDIDTKFSENFFDFIIDKGCLDSILCHENYQEKVQKLLENFYTCLKVEGYLIVISGGNPEERLIYFNNDVWKVEVVKMRKQGVDLLANFEDEEVVEEIPEINYFYTYICLKRSLDSI; translated from the exons ATGGAATCCGGAAAGAAAACATTTCCAGGAATTTTTACGAaaaaaacattttatatttacactAAAGCAAAACAAAAATATGAACATGgtatgtttaatatttttaaattatttattcagtATTTTGACTCTAACTATTGGAACGCATATTATGACGG AGATGATGAACATATTGAATGGTATGACTCATGGGTTGATATATCAAAGAACATTCCTTTGGAAATAAAGGTTGATTCTAGGGTTCTACACATCGGTTGTGGTTCATCAA GTCTAGGAATcgatttatttaattctgGAGTTGAATCTGTCATAAATGCTGATTTTTCTGAAGTTTGTATTAACTTGATGAAAAAGAAATACCCTCATCTCACCTGTAAACTACTGAAATCATACTCTTGTTTAGATATTCTTCTCGACGCTCTTGATATTGATACGAAATTTTCTGAAAACTTTTTCGACTTTATTATTGACAAGGGGTGTTTGGATTCCATTCTG TGCCATGAAAATTACCAGGAAAAGGTCCAAAAACTTTTAGAAAACTTTTACACCTGCTTAAA AGTGGAAGgttatttaatagtaatttCTGGAGGGAACCCAGAGGAAAGATTAATCTACTTCAAC AATGATGTGTGGAAGGTTGAGGTTGTAAAAATGAGGAAGCAGGGAGTGGATTTACTAGCGAATTTTGAAGATGAGGAGGTTGTTGAGGAAATTCCAGAAATAAACTATTTTTACACGTATATATGCCTGAAAAGATCTTTGGACTCGATTTAA
- a CDS encoding uncharacterized protein (Tap349h10.p1c.C.cand.170 - score = 66.29), with translation MGMKETNFYNKVLPIALERIDEANSIDLATIAQTLVLLKNLKITVDSNLVKSIMNSVSKMCLTDRIISEISATNSVLILYSFAKLNIFDEVLFPRLLELIKDINKENFEPHLIPLVLYVLSIFKINDLSCLSVIFEYITEYSHLMKHENLSNCLSSMARLNIRNYSVIRELVQNIKKLLPSIRVRELANVMWSLSKLKYDHSDFINDCFNRVKEYDYIDPMSHAQIFETIKRCNFNKKDIVDHLLRKYIPIMRESPTQVITQVAWCCYVLNLDKYNLIEDSLEELSRRELNKVELKYLNKLYFLDHSPIVVKNKVVYSNPTPVNIFKMCTRDVNSCVTRVRFSPQPGDSLAVAVDSSGYIRMMDLKAQKSSNYKYLENIFMENDVNLPHLCDFSFSNSGRCVYVSSSDGFVTISALNMVGKHLNKDNNLLTIHDTYIGGTFCVYPTPEYDFMIYTGGGDGFLRLWDLRLMSTNNKYNSQRNSPEIKAWNKPLVSLWAHVAPLSSMSLNVPGKIITCGFNENIRVWDSNSLVPIQTIDGGCGEMGVWDLIVDDKSSKMATVGDSSVLSTFEYECDEENFVCKNHRKIMYENYVNDSNLDFLSDDQILFMNWRRICQYGNNLVIPSLNTVNSVKAFILDISSGNIIDNLSCQSEPGSNNQNISSADVHPNPDVGLILSGGLLFLIFTYI, from the exons ATGGGAATGAAGGAGACCAATTTTTACAATAAAGTATTGCCAATTGCGCTTGAAAGAATAGATGAAGCAAATAGCATAGACTTGGCAACAATCGCTCAGACTCTGGTTTTACTCAAGAACCTAAAGATCACTGTGGACTCGAACTTGGTAAAGAGTATCATGAACAGTGTCTCTAAAATGTGCTTAACTGATAGAATCATCTCTGAAATTTCAGCAACAAACTCAGttttaattctatactCCTTTGCTAAATTGAACATTTTCGATGAGGTCCTGTTTCCTAGGTTATTGGAACTAATTAAGgatataaataaagaaaattttgagCCTCACCTGATACCACTGGTGTTGTATGTTTTGTcgatatttaaaattaatgacTTATCTTGTCTCTCAGTAATCTTTGAGTATATCACTGAGTACTCACATTTGATGAAGCATGAAAACTTATCCAACTGTCTAAGCTCAATGGCAAGACTTAACATTAGAAACTACTCAGTCATAAGAG AACTTGTTCAAAACATAAAGAAACTTTTGCCCTCAATAAGGGTACGTGAACTTG CGAATGTTATGTGGAGCTTGTCAAAGCTAAAATATGACCATTCTGACTTTATTAACGACTGCTTCAACAGGGTCAAGGAGTACGATTATATTGATCCAATGTCCCATGCTCAGATATTTGAGACAATAAAGAgatgtaattttaacaagAAAG ATATTGTGGATCATCTTTTGAGGAAATATATACCTATAATGAGGGAATCACCAACTCAAGTCATCACTCAAGTTGCTTG GTGCTGTTATGTTcttaatttagataaatataatctGATTGAGGACTCCTTGGAAGAGCTGTCAAGACGTGAATTGAACAAGGTGGAGCTTAAgtat CTCAATAAACTCTATTTTTTAGATCATTCTCCCATTGTGGTGAAGAACAAAGTAGTGTACAGTAATCCGACACCagttaatatttttaaaatgtgtacta GAGATGTAAATAGTTGTGTGACCAGGGTCCGATTCTCGCCTCAGCCAGGTGATTCCCTGGCCGTTGCCGTAGATTCCTCTGGATATATCAGGATGATGGACCTGAAAGCACAGAAAAGCTCAAACTATAAGTACTTGGAGAATATTTTCATGGAAAATGACGTGAATCTGCCACATTTATGCGACTTCTCATTCAGTAATTCAGGAAGATGCGTATACGTCTCCTCATCAGACGGTTTCGTAACAATAAGCGCACTAAACATGGTTGGAAAGCATTTAAATAAGGACAACAATCTGTTAACAATTCATGATACATATATAGGAGGCACTTTTTGTGTTTATCCTACTCCAGAATACGATTTTATGATATACACGGGAGGAGGAGACGGCTTCCTGAGGCTCTGGGACCTTAGACTAATGTCTACAAACAATAAATACAACTCTCAGAGAAATTCACCTGAAATTAAGGCCTGGAACAAGCCTTTGGTTTCACTCTGGGCCCATGTTGCTCCTCTATCCTCAATGAGCTTGAATGTCCCAGGAAAGATAATAACCTGCGGGTTCAACGAAAATATAAGGGTCTGGGACTCTAATTCTCTAGTTCCGATCCAGACTATAGACGGAGGATGTGGTGAAATGGGCGTTTGGGACCTGATTGTGGACGATAAAAGCTCAAAGATGGCGACTGTTGGAGACTCGAGTGTTCTCAGCACATTCGAGTATGAATGTGACGAGGAAAACTTTGTGTGTAAGAATCATAGGAAAATTATGtatgaaaattatgtaaatgACAGTAATCTTGACTTTCTGAGCGACGATCAGATCTTATTTATGAATTGGAGGAGAATCTGCCAATATGGTAACAATTTGGTGATTCCAAGCCTAAACACCGTAAATTCTGTGAAAGCTTTTATTTTAGATATCTCTTCtggtaatattattgataatttgtCATGCCAGTCTGAACCTGGATCAAATAACCAGAACATCTCTTCCGCTGATGTACACCCAAACCCAGATGTAGGGCTTATTCTTTCTGGAGGTTTGCTTTTTCTTATCTTtacttatatataa